A genomic region of Prionailurus bengalensis isolate Pbe53 chromosome D1, Fcat_Pben_1.1_paternal_pri, whole genome shotgun sequence contains the following coding sequences:
- the LOC122482639 gene encoding olfactory receptor 52L1 has product MIFVSFLSSFSKPLMMALSNSSWRLLQPSFFLMGIPGLEESQHWIAMPLSVLYLFAVMGNVTIIFIIWTDPSLHQPMYLFLAMLSGIDLVLASSTAPKTLAVLLVHAHEIGYTVCLTQMFFIHAFSSMESGVLVAMALDRYVAICHPLHHSTILHPGIIGRIGMAVLVRGLLLLLPFPILLRRLIFCQATVIGHAYCEHMAVVKLACSETTVNRAYGLAVALLVVGLDVVAIGISYAFILQTVLKVPGGEARLKAFSTCGSHICVILIFYVPGIFSFLTHRFGHHVPHHVHVLLATLYLLVPPALNPLVYGVKTQQIRQRVLRVFSLKGWI; this is encoded by the coding sequence atgatttttgtttcttttctctcttccttctctaagCCATTGATGATGGCCCTTAGTAATTCCAGCTGGAGGCTACTGCAGCCTTCTTTTTTCCTGATGGGCATCCCCGGTTTAGAGGAAAGCCAGCACTGGATAGCAATGCCGCTGAGTGTCCTTTATCTCTTTGCTGTAATGGGCAATGTCACCATCATTTTTATCATCTGGACTGACCCATCCTTGCACCAACCTATGTACCTCTTTCTGGCCATGCTCTCTGGCATTGACCTGGTGCTGGCGTCCTCCACTGCACCCAAAACCCTTGCAGTGCTCCTGGTTCATGCCCATGAGATTGGGTACACTGTCTGCCTGACCCAAATGTTCTTCATCCATGCGTTCTCTTCCATGGAGTCAGGTGTGCTTGTGGCCATGGCTCTGGATCGCTATGTAGCCATTTGTCACCCTCTGCACCATTCCACCATCTTGCATCCGGGGATCATAGGGCGCATTGGAATGGCAGTGCTGGTACGGGGgttactcctcctcctccccttccctatCCTGTTGCGGAGACTTATCTTCTGCCAGGCCACCGTCATAGGCCATGCCTATTGTGAACATATGGCTGTGGTGAAACTTGCCTGCTCAGAAACCACAGTGAACCGAGCTTATGGGTTGGCAGTGGCCCTGCTTGTGGTTGGGCTAGATGTCGTGGCCATTGGTATTTCCTATGCCTTCATCCTCCAGACAGTGCTGAAAGTACCAGGGGGTGAGGCCCGACTTAAGGCCTTTAGCACATGTGGGTCTCACATTTGTGTCATCCTGATCTTCTATGTTCCTGGAATATTCTCCTTCCTCACTCACCGCTTTGGCCACCATGTACCCCATCATGTCCATGTTCTTCTGGCCACACTCTACCTCCTCGTGCCACCTGCACTCAATCCTCTTGTCTATGGGGTGAAGACTCAGCAGATCCGCCAGCGAGTACTCAGGGTATTCTCCCTAAAAGGATGGATCTGA
- the LOC122482640 gene encoding olfactory receptor 52K1-like translates to MITIILSNNSHHFPHTFFLAGIPGLTAAHIWISLPFCFMFFLAVTGNGVLLFLIWTEHSLHQPMFFFLAMLSFVDLVLSLSTLPKMLAIFWFGATAISSHSCLSQMFFIHAFSAMESGVLVAMAVDRFVAICNPLHYATILTPVVVAKIGGLVVLRGVGLTISFPSLARRLSYCGSHTIAYTYCEHMAVVKLACGATTVDNLYAFAVAIFLGVGDVAFIAYSYGQIVRTVIHFPSPEARAKAGSTCTAHVCVILFFYGPGFLSVVMQRFGPPTASAAKVILANLYLLFPPALDPIVYGVKTKQIREQLLKMLRPKQIDPT, encoded by the coding sequence ATGATCACCATAATTCTTTCCAATAATTCTCATCACTTCCCACATACCTTCTTCTTGGCTGGCATCCCAGGACTGACTGCTGCCCACATTTGGATCTCACTTCCCTTTTGCTTTATGTTCTTCCTGGCAGTGACTGGGAATGGTGTCCTGCTTTTTCTCATCTGGACAGAGCACAGCCTTCACCAgcccatgtttttctttcttgccatGCTCTCCTTTGTTGAcctggttctctccctctctactctGCCCAAGATGCTGGCCATCTTCTGGTTTGGTGCTACAGCTATCAGCTCCCACTCCTGTCTTTCCCAGATGTTCTTCATCCATGCATTCTCTGCTATGGAGTCAGGAGTGCTGGTGGCCATGGCCGTGGACCGCTTCGTGGCCATCTGTAACCCACTACATTATGCAACCATTCTTACCCCGGTTGTTGTTGCCAAGATTGGAGGCCTGGTAGTGCTGCGAGGTGTGGGATTGACCATCTCCTTTCCAAGCTTGGCCCGTCGGCTGTCCTACTGTGGCTCTCACACGATTGCCTATACCTACTGTGAGCATATGGCAGTAGTGAAGCTGGCCTGTGGGGCCACCACTGTGGATAACCTCTATGCCTTTGCTGTGGCAATCTTTCTTGGTGTGGGGGATGTGGCCTTTATTGCCTACTCTTATGGGCAGATTGTGAGGACCGTGATTCATTTTCCTTCACCTGAGGCACGTGCTAAAGCTGGCAGCACATGTACGGCTCATGTCTGTGTCATCCTCTTCTTCTATGGACCAGGCTTTCTTTCTGTAGTCATGCAGCGCTTTGGCCCACCCACAGCCTCTGCTGCTAAGGTCATCCTTGCCAATCTCTACTTGCTCTTTCCCCCTGCACTGGACCCCATTGTCTATGGGGTCAAGACCAAGCAGATCCGGGAGCAGCTGCTTAAAATGCTGAGGCCCAAGCAGATTGATCCCACCTGA